The window GATGAAGGCGAGTGTCTGTTCCTACGACTGAGGTAGCTTCGACCGGCCCTAGCGCGCCGCGCACGATCGCCCTAGTGTCGTGCGTCTCAATGAAGCGCCCACGTGCCGCGGCAGCCCGCGATCTATACACCTCCCCCTGGTTCCGGAAGGCTAGCGGATACGCCGAAGCGGTGGCCGACGGGTGGTACGTGCTGTCGGCGAAGTACGGCCTCGTCGACCCAGGGCGGGTGATCGAGCCGTACGACGAGACCCTGAACGAGATGGGTTCCCGGGAGCGGCGGGCGTGGGCGGCGGGCGTCCTCCGTCAGCTCGAGGTCGTGCTTCGGTCAGGCGACAAGGTGATCATGCTGGCGGGTCAACGCTATCGAGAGGGGCTCATTGGCGCGTTGAGGGCGCGCGGCGTGCAGGTCAGCGTCCCGATGGAAGGGCTCGGGATTGGCGAGCAGTTGCACTGGCTGGCGGTGGCGGGCAACGTCGCGCCTCGCGTGCGCCGTGCGGCCAACGCGCCCCGTGTGCGCGTTGTGGCGGCAGCCCCGGCGACGCCACTCAGGTCGGAACCGCCGACCCCACTGGGTTCGGTCCTCAAGGCGGCCAGGAAGCTCCTCTCGCCGGTGACGAGAGGGAGTGACGACGTGGACGACCTACACGCCCTGGTGATGCAGATGGCGGAGAGGTTCGGCGTCGCGCCCTTGGGGGCATGCTCGAGCGCCATGCGCTGGCCCGAGCGAGGGGTCTACTTCTTCCTGGATCCCATGGAGAAGCGCGACGATGGCGCGGCTCCTTACCGCATCGTCCGCGTGGGCACGCACGCGTTGAACCCGCAGGCGAGGTCGACTTTGTGGTCCAGGTTGAGTCAGCACAAGGGCACGGCCTCCGGGCTCGGCAACCACCGCGGGTCGGTGTTCCGGAAGCACGTGGGGGTTGCCTTGCTGAATAGGGACGGAGCAACCCACCCATCGTGGGGGGTGGGGGCGACGGCTCCGCGCGAAGTGGTGGCGGGTGAACGGGAACTCGAAGAACGAGTGTCGGCTTACCTGACTCGCCTACTCGTCACAGTGCTGCCTGTTCTCGACGAGCCCGGCCCAACTAGCATGCGTGGCTATGTTGAACGCAACGCCGTAGCTGTCCTGACCCAGGCGCACGCGCCCGGCGAGCCTTTGCCCGCTAGTGCCACCTGGTTAGGCCACTTCTCCGGGGCCGTGGCGGTTCGAACCGGGGCCCTGTGGAACGTTCGGCACGTGGGCGAGCGTGCAGAAGCGTCGTTCCTCGGGAGGCTGGAGCGCTGGGTGAGCGGCCGATCGGGCCGCTAGTTGAGTCCCTCCGGCGGCTGCAAAGCGGCGATGGCGCTCAACAGGCTCCGCACCTCACGTTGCGACTCCGGGTCGTCCCCGAGGCCGCCGGCGAACCGCACCGCGCGAGTCAGGTGCAGCAGTGTCAACCGCAGGTCGACCAGGCTGCCCCGCCACCGGACCGCCTCCCTGTGGTGCTCACGCACGTACTCGGCTAGGGCGTCCAGCTCCCAGCCGACGAGCCGAGCGAGGGCCGGACCGTCGATCTCGCCGCCGTCCGGGTAGTGGTAGGCGAAGTGCCACCACTCATCGTCGGATCCGTACGCCAGAGGAACGGTAGCGGGGGCGAACAGGCGGAGCAGGTCGGGACTGATGGTGCCCAGGTCGGAGGGCGCGTCCTGCTTCAACGCGACGACCTCGTACTCGGTGGCCCGGACCCGCGCCTCGTAGGCGGCGGGGTCGGTCTGGTACGTCCTCATCTCTTCGACCATCGTCCTGAACATGGTCATCTTGCTCATCGTCTCGTCGGGCGTGAGGCGCGCGAGCGCCTCCACCACTATCGGGCCGGCACGGACCTCCGACAGGCCCAGGTGGTTACGCGCCAGCCTTACGAACCAAGTGGCGACCGACCGCTGTTGCTCCGCGTTCAGCACGATCCTCTTGTGGCTGGCGCGGTTGCCACCCGCGGGTGCGGTCAGATCGAGCATGCGGCCATGGCGACGCCGAGGCGGTCGAGCCGCACCAGTAGGACGAGCGTCTCGGAGCCGTAGCTCGAAGTGACGATGGATACCCGCTGGTCAACGGAGTCGAGGAGCACGCGCTCGCTGGACCCGTAGGGGAGGAAACCCTCGTAGAACACGAGTGCGGTGAGGATGCTCGAGCTCGAGTCGCGCAGGAACACCTCGGGGAGCGAGCAGAAGCGGCCCAGCTGCAGCGCGTAGCGGCGGGCGAGGTCGGTCATGGACTCGTGCACCTGCCCGTCGGTTCCCGTGCGGCGCAGTTCCGTCCAGCCGGGGAAGACCGCTCCCAGGCGGAGGCTGTAGTCGGCCAACGCCACCGTGGGAGCCCCGAGGAGCAGCGCAGTCGCGAACGCCGCCAGGAGGCGCCGGCGCACGTGCTTGCCCGGGGGCGCCTTGGTCGGCTCGCGCGCCGGTCCGTCGGGCACGCTCGTGGTGGCGGGTCGCCCCTGGGGCGCGTTCCGGCCTTCCGTGGTCGCGGACCGTTCCGCGGTCGTCGACGTGTCATCCAGCTCTCGCGCGTCCTTCATGACGTTGCTCCTCTCGTTGACCCCGCTGCGCCGCTTCCGAGGCCCGGGTCGGGCGCTGGTTGGCGGCCAGTGGGGACAGCCTAGGCAGGAGCTGCGGCAGGTAGTGTCGTTCTATCCGTCGGGTCGGAGCGGCTGGGAGGCTCGCACGAGGGGGTCCCACGTGGCCATGCGCGCGGACGCGTGGCCTCTACCGCCTGACCCACCCGTCCGCCACCGCGCTCAACATGGGCGTGTCGAACACGCCCACCACCTTGGCCGCCCGTTCCGGCCCGAGGGTGTGGACCCAGCGTTCGCTCTGGCGCATGGCAACGCCGCAGGCGAGCACCTCGGCGCCGAGCGACTCGACCAGCTGCCAGGGCGCGTCGAGGGTGGCGCCGCTACTGACCGCGTCGTCGACGAGCACCACGCGGCGGCCGCGGATGAGGGGCAGGAGGTTCGGGTCGAGGTAGACGCGCTTGGTGTCGTCCGGGGCGGTGATCGAGCGCACCGTGGCGGAGGCGGTCTCGTCGTACCAGTACTTGCGGGAGTAGCCCAGCGGCACCATCCGGCCCAACCCCAACTCCCTGGCCACGACGGGCGCGAAGGCGAGTCCGAGGGTGGGCATGCCCACGACCACGTCGGGCGAGTAGGGGGCCAGCAACCGGGCGATCATCACGCCGAGCGCCTCCACCACCTCCAGCGCCGCCTGGTTGCTGATGAGGGAGGCGACCGCCGTGGCCGGGTCCTTGGCCAGCTGCCGGATGGGGAGCACGAGGTACCGGCCGTCGGGGAGCTTCACCGGGTAGCCGTAGCGCCAGGGGCCGTCGCCGGGGCGGGCGCCGTCCGGCAGCTCGGCCTCGGGCACTAGGCGTTGCCAGTAGTCGGTGGTCGGCTCGGTGAAGTGCCCCCGGGTGGCCATCAGGCAGGCATGTTATCCGAATCCGGGTGACGCGGTTGACGCCGCGGGCGCCCCGCCGTGAGCGGGCCATCCCCTCGCCACCGCCGCCGCAGGTGTGACCTTTCCCGGCGTCACGGGGCGCCTCTCCGCGTTCTGATGGCGGCCACCATGGCCGAGAACGAAGTGTTCCTGTTGAGCGGCACGCGGGGCCTCGTCAAGCTGGCCCAAAGCCCCTACGCCACGGAGGACAAGCTGCAGGTGCTGCTCGAGAGGTACCCCGAGCTCTTGTCCACCGCCATCTTGCAGGAGGGAGCGCAGCTCCTCCTGGTGCGGCGCGAGGCCCCGGTGCCGGACGCCGCCGCCGGTCCGGGGCGCTGGTCCGTGGATCACCTGTTCGTCGACCGGGACGGCGTCCCGGTGCTGGTGGAGGTGAAGCGCTCTAGCGATTCACGCATCAGGCGCGAGATGATCGGCCAGATGCTCGACTACGCCGCCAACGCCGCCAGCTTCTGGTCGGCGGAGAGCCTCGCTCGTGACTTCGAGGCCACGTGCTCGGGCCTGAAGGCCGATCCCGCCATGGCCCTGGCCGAGTTCCTCGACGAGGACGAGGAACGAGACGGCTTCTGGTCGCGCGTCGCTCAGAACCTCGATGCCGGGCGGATGAGGCTGGTGTTCGTGGCGGACGAGATCCCGCTCGAGGTGCAGCGCGTGGTCGAGTTCCTGAACGAGCAGATGCACGCCACCGAGGTGCGCGCCGTCGAGGTGAGGCAGTACGTCGGGGCCGACGGGGGCGTACAGACCCTTGTGCCGCGCTCGGTTGGCCAGACCGCCAAGGCCATCAAGCGCAAGCAGGCCGGAGGGGGCGAGTGGCTCCACTGGGACGAGCCGGCGCTGCTGGCGGCGCTGCCCGCGGCGGAGGCGAGCCTCGCGCGCGCGATCCTCGACCGCTTGCGCGGGCTGGGCGTCACCGTCAGCTTCGGGCGGAAGCGCAAGCAGGGCAACGCGAAGCTGCACCTCCAGCTGGGGAGCGTGCGGCTACACCTCGGGAGCGTCACTTCCGATGGGGAGTACCGCATCGCGCTCAACAACCTGAGGCACGTGGCGCCCTTCTCGGACGAGCGCGCCCTCGACGGGCTGATAGGGCGCTTCCAGCGCGTCGCCGGGCTCGTGATCCCGCCGACCCAGCGCGCCGGTTGGCCCACGGTGCAGCTCAAGCTCCTGCTGGAACCCGCCAAACGGGAGGCGTTCCTGGAGGCCATCGAGTACGAGGTTGGCGAGCTGAGGGCCGCGCACGCAGGCCCCGAGGAGCGGCCCTAGGGCGACGCGGGCGCTCGCGCGACCCGCCGCCACCCACGCGCGCCCGGCCGCGCCCGCCCTCGGTCGGCGCGGCCGTCGCCCGCCACGAAGTAGCATCAGGGATGGTAGCGATAGTCATCCATGGCGGGGCGGGGCGGATCGACGCCGCCGACAAGGCGGCCTACGTGGCGGGGCTCGAGCGCGCCCGCGACGCCGGGTTCGAGGTGCTGGCCGGTGGCGGCACGGCCGTGGCCGCCGTGCTGGCGGC of the Trueperaceae bacterium genome contains:
- a CDS encoding phosphoribosyltransferase; translated protein: MATRGHFTEPTTDYWQRLVPEAELPDGARPGDGPWRYGYPVKLPDGRYLVLPIRQLAKDPATAVASLISNQAALEVVEALGVMIARLLAPYSPDVVVGMPTLGLAFAPVVARELGLGRMVPLGYSRKYWYDETASATVRSITAPDDTKRVYLDPNLLPLIRGRRVVLVDDAVSSGATLDAPWQLVESLGAEVLACGVAMRQSERWVHTLGPERAAKVVGVFDTPMLSAVADGWVRR